TTATGTTGACAAGAGTAAACGGGAAAATCAATTGGATAAGTTAATCAAAAAAGAAACGGATTCGGACAAGAAAAAAGAACTCAGAAAAGAACGGGATGAACTCGAGCGCGATAGAGAGAAAGAACAAAGAAGATTGGAACTGACAGCGGAAGATGCGACCCAGGCCAAGAAAGCCAGGGTGCGAGAAAAAGCCAGTCAAGCTGGTTCACGCTTTAACGTCAGGTATGATTACAAATTGACCCACGCAGAGAAGACCCCGGAATCCATTCTGGCAGCATTAGCTCAATATGTAGATTTTTCCAACCAGGGCGCTGTTTCCGCAACTGCAACAGTATCTGCCGCAAGCATGGAAGTGGCAGAAGAAGTTGTTTTGCACAAAGGCTTATTGTGGGAAGACGTGATGCAGATGTACGGCATGCCCAAGGGTGTATCCGAAAGGATGGAGGGCACACTAAAGGTCATAACATGCAACTTCGAAGATGATGACAACATTATTAAAATGGATTTTGTCGAGAGCGTGCTCATAAAATATACCGTTACTTCGAAATAAAAAGCATCTTAATTTTGTTTGTCTATTTGCAGATCAATCCACAAAACAAGTTCCATAATTAATAACCCAAAAACGGAGGTAATCATGTTTCAAAAATTAGTTCGTCTTTCACTGGCTTTGTTTGTCCTGTGCAGTATTTTATCATTTACTGCAACTGCACAAGATTCGTATGGCAAGAAGTCGGAAATGAAAGGCTTTAAGGCGGAATTCATGACGCAATTCAATGGTGTTGCCGATAAAATTCTGCAGTTAGCAGATGCAATGTCGCAAGAAAATTATACTTGGAGGCCCATGGAGGGTGTGCGTTGTGTGAGTGAGGTATTTATGCATATCGCTGGTGCGAATGTGTTTATGCCCTCTTTTATTGGTGGCGACATGCCAGAAGGTATGGATATGCAGGCAGCCATGAAAATGGAAAAAGAAACCACCAACAAAGATGATGTGAAAAAACATCTCATGAGTTCATTCGACAATGTACGTAAACTTATCAAAAATATGAAAGACGCAGATCTAGACAAAGAGGTAACAATCGAGATGATGCAAATAACCACAACCTACCGCGGACTTTTGTTAATTTTGTCCGGTCATAATAATGAACATCTTGGCCAGTCCATTGCTTATGCCAGGATGAATAAGGTTGTTCCACCCTGGTCCCAACCAAGTGATGATATTGATTAAGCCGGATTTAATAGTCGAATAGTAAAAAGCGTGATGGCAATAGTCTTCACGCTTTTTTTATTATTAACCAAAACCAGTATGGTTACATTCAATTCCATCCAGGAATTTTGCCGGACTTTACCTCATACAACTGAAGATGTAAAATGGGGAACTAATTTGGTTTTTAGTGTTGGGAACAAGATGTATGCGGTCTTGGATTTGGATCACCCGGAAGCGAACTCTGTATCCTTCAAATGTTCTCCATAAGATTACGAAAGATTCATACAACTACCTAATATCATTCCCGCACCTTATGCTGCTCGTTTAATTGGGTGAAGTTAGAAAACCTTACTGCCCTCGAAGAAGACTTGATCTATGATCTCCTTAAACAAGCACATGAAATTGTTTTTTCCAAATTATCTAAAAAGCTCCGAACTTCTTTGAATAAAGAAGATTTGATTAACCTGGATAATTCATAGCGCAGCTTAAGGCTGTAAACTAACAATATACTTTAACTAATCTAGATGTTCATTTTTAGACAGGATAAACAGGATTATCAGGATATAAATCCAGTATATCTTGTTAATCCTGTCAAAAAATGAATAATTCAAATTAAGAGAAAATGAATATTTTTCTTGCTTAAGTCTTTCCGACTCTGTAAGTTTTTTTAAAACATAAATTATAGGTATATTATGAGTTTAGATATTCGCTCCAATTCCAAAGTACTGGTATTTCTGCTAGCCACTCTACCCTTTTCATTACAAAATCCAACCCAGGCACAAAATAATAATCAAACACAAATAACAATTAGCCAAACCAACAATACTATTATTTTCCGAGCCCAAGTTGATCGTTACCTGGAATTGAGAAGAAGCATATTGGACCCCTCCTTAAATCTATCCAATATGAGACATGAAGAAGACGCCAAACTGGCCTTGGAATCATTATCGATGTTTGAAAAAGAAATGAGCCAGACGCTTAGTGGGCTCAATTTATCGTTAGATGATAAAATCGACCATATTTTAATACGAAACAAAATATCCGACTATCGTGATCGGATACAGCAAAGTCTCCAGGACGAAAAAATCATTCTTGATATTTTACCTGCAGCAAATTTGCGCCTGCGCCTTCCGGATTTAACCGGGTTGGTTGAGGATAGCGATCTTGAAACCGGGCTTCGCGAATTAAAAATAGCACAAACCCAAATCCCCGCGCCCTGGGCCCCAATGCCGGAGAACCAAAGATTAAGCATCATTCGGGCAATCTCCAGGCGTTCAGAAATTCTCTCCCGGGAAGTGAACACCTGGTATGGCCGGGTTAAAAATCGATTTCCCCAAAAAGCGGAATCGGCGGAAAAACCGGTGTCGGCCGTCCAAAAAGGACTAAAAGCGTTTTCCGAGCAACTTACCAAAGAAGTGATACCCGATTTGCAAAAAACTGAGGCTGCCTGGGGAAGTCCGGTAGGGCACGATAGATTTGTCTCTTTGCTCCGAACCCGGCACATGATTTATGAATCTCCCGAACAGCTTTTGCAAATGGGCAAAACACAGTTAGCGGAGATCCATGAACAAATCAAACAAATTGCGAGAAAGATTAACAGAAGGAAGTCCGCCGAAGAAGTATGGGAACAGCTAAAAACTGAGCATCCATCTCGTGAAGAACTGCCCAAATTTGCATATGATGAGATGCAAAAATCACTAAAGTTATTGCTCGAGACAGACGCCGTTACCATACCGGAAAATGCCCGCAACAATGTGATGCTCATTACGGAAGGAAGAACTTTTGACACCTACCCATTTGGCGGTTATGGCGGATTTAAATTAAAAGGTAAAGAGTTTATTGGCCGCTTTATGACCAGTCCGCCCAAAGCAGATATGGATGCAGATGCGGCTGAAGCGCGATTGCGCGGCAATAATTATTACTGGGCCAGGGTGGTCGCCGTGCATGAAATTTACCCGGGACACCATTTACAAAATGTTACCAAAAGACTGAAAGCGCGACCGATGCGAAGGGACTATAGTACAACCACCTTGAGCGAAGGTTGGGGCTTATACAGCGAGCAGATGATGTATCGTTTGGGATTTTTTCCGGATGACAAAACCACTATGGCAATGTTGATGATGCGCGCCTGGCGTGCATCCAGAATTGTCATCGATGTGAGTTTACACCTGGGTAGAATGTCTTTTGATGAGTGCGTGCAATTTTTGGTCGACAATGTGGATATGGATAAGGAAAATGCCACCGCCGAAGTGCGCAGGTATTTAGGCAACCCAACCAGGCCATTGAGTTATCTTTATGGCTACAATCAAATTGAACGACTGAGACTGGACTTTATGAAAATGCGAGGCGATCAATTCACCGATAAAGAATTTCACGACACTTTTTTAACTTATGGGTCGATACCCATTCCGTTAATCCGATCGGGAATGTTGGGTGACCCTTTACCTGAAATCAACTTGACTAACTAACTTTGGAGGAGAAAAATGAAGAATCGAACTATCCAATCCATATTAACTCCCTTAATTCTTTTTGGATTGATTAGCTGCCAGGGCAACTATGCAAGTAAGTCCGAAGACGAACTTATGAAAAAAGCAAAAGAAATCCATGCCAGGATATTAACAATAGACACTCACGATGATATCCCCCCTACCTTTGCGACGGACGAGGTCGATCCCGGAGTTGATGGTAGTAGACAGGTAGATTTGCCTAAAATGAAGAGCGGTGGATTGGATGTTGCTTTCTTCATCGTTTATGTTGGCCAGACCGAAAGAACCCCGGAAAACTACCAGGAAGCAAAAGATGCAGCTATGGTGAAATTTAATGCTATTCATCGCATGACCGAAGAAATGTACCCGGATAAAATAGAATTGGCACATTCGGCGGATGATATTGAAAGGATCAATCAAAGCGGCAAACTGGTAGCCTGTATCGGTATCGAAAATGGCTATGTGATCGGCAAGGATTTATCGCTTTTGCAGAAATACTACGATCTCGGCGCTCGTTATATTACTTTGGCACATGGCGGCCATAATGATATTTGCGATTCTGCAACGCCGCGGGAAAACCTGGGTGACGGGGAAAGTGAGCATAACGGAGTGAGTGAATTCGGCAAAGAAGTGATCGCGGAAATGAACCGGTTAGGCATTATGGTGGATGTCTCCCATATCTCCAAAAAAGCCATGTTGGATGCGGTTGCACTAACGAAATCACCTGTCATAGCCTCACATTCAAGCGCGAGGGCATTGTGTGATCATCCAAGGAATTTGGATGATGAGCAACTCCTTGCTTTGAAAGAAAACGGTGGAGTGATGCAGACCGTTGCATTTCGTAGATATGTAAAGGAGGACGTCCCTGAAAAAATTGCTGCCAGAGATTCCATTTGGGAGGCAATGGGGATTACAAGTTTTTCCGCATTGAGAGATCTTAGCGACGAAAAGAGAACTGAATATCGTGCCAGTTTGTCAGAATTAGATGAAAAATGGCCATCTGCAAATGTAAAAGATTTCGTCGACCATATCGACCATGCAGTCAAATTAATCGGCATTGACCATGTTGGAATCAGCTCGGATTTTGACGGCGGCGGTGGCGTGGATGGCTGGAATAATGCCGGTGAATCTTTGAACCTGACCGTAGAATTGGTTCGTCGAGGCTATTCAGAGGAAGATATTGCTAAATTGTGGGGCGGTAATTTATTGCGCGTTTTGCGTGAAAACGAACGAATTGCAAAAGAGTTACAGACATCGAGTTAATTATATCATGTGCGTTTAAAATTTAGGAGTTCAGTAATGAAATTAAATCATCTTCGTCCATTTTTATTTTTATGCCTGGTTGTGATTTTCAGCTCCTGTTCGAAAAATTTAAAAGATGAAGCAGATAAAATTGCCCAAAGCACAATCATTCTAGACGGCCACGTTGATATCCCCTATCGTCTGAACAATAAAATGGAGGATATTTCACAAAGAACCGAAGGCGGAGATTTTGATTTTGTTCGCGCAAAGAAAGGTGGGTTGAACGCTCCGTTTATGTCTATTTATATTCCAGCTGAAAAAGAAGAAGAAGGAACTGCCAAAAAATTTGCAGATTATCTGATCGACATGGTGGAAAAAATAGCGGCGGATTCGCCGGATAAATTCGCCGTCGCAACTTCAGTTGCGGATGTTCACAGCCAGTTTGAAAAGGGAGTCATTTCTTTGCCAATGGGTATGGAAAACGGCGCGCCAATCGAAGGTGATTTGAAGAATGTCGAATACTTTTACAACCGCGGCATTCGTTACATTACATTAACCCATTCAAAGAACAACCATATCTGTGATTCATCATACGATCCTGAAAAAAAATGGAACGGCTTAAGCCCATTCGGTAATGAGGTTGTGAAAGAGATGAACCGGGTTGGCATTATGATAGATGTTTCCCACATTACGGACGACACATTTTACCAGGTTATGGAGATAACCCAGGCCCCGGTCATTGCTTCCCATTCTTCCTGTCGTGCTTTTACTCCGGGTTTTATGAGAAATATGGATGACGAAATGTTAAAAAAATTGGCCGAAAATGGCGGTGTCATTCAAATCAATTTTGGCTCCTCGTTTCTGGATGGCGAAATCCAAAAAAAATACGATGAAGCATTCGCAGCCTCTGCAGAATATGCCAAGGAAAATAACCTCAATGCAGACGATCCAAAACTGGATGAATTTATGAGCAAATATAAAGAGGAACACAATATAGGCTTCGCCGATATTACTGATATTGTCAAGCATATCGATCATGTTGTAAATTTAATCGGAATCGATCATGTCGGAATTGGCTCCGATTTTGATGGTGTGGGCGACTCGTTACCCACCGGCATGAAAGACGTGTCCATGTATCCAAATCTCATTCATGAGCTGCTGAAAAAAGGATACTCCAGGGAAGACATCGTAAAAATTTGTAGCGGCAATGTATTCCGGGTTTGGTCCGAAGTGGAGGCGACTGCAAAGAGGTTACAGACATCCAGTTAGTTGGAGGAATTGTCTAAACCCTGATTAATAGAAGTAATAAGTTGACATGATTTTTTAAAAGAGAACATATCCTCTAAATATCTGTTTGGTCCTAAAATCCATGGAATCATGGTTCAGACAATAAATACACAGGCAAGGATTTCTGTGCTTCTTTAGGTTATATTGCCGCTCTCCCTGTCTCCTTTTTTTTCGTTTTTCCGTTTCACATTCCCGCTAGTCTAATATTTATTTTCACATAATGTAACAAAAAACTCTACATTTTTAAATTCTATTCGATTATATTAAATGTGATAATGGAGAAATGAATGACCGATTTAGAAAAATATTTTGAAAAGTTTAGAAAGAATATTATCGGCTACGACCAACTCTTTCAAACTCCATATGGTGAGAAAAAAGTCGTTTATGCCGACTGGACGGCAAGCGGGAGACTCTATAAACCCATCGAGCGAAAGATTTGTGAAACGTTTGGACCCTTTGTTGGCAATACACATTCAGAATCCAGCGTAACCGGCACCTGTATGACCAAAGCCTATCACCTGGCTCATGAGAAAATTAAACAGCACGTAAATGCAAATTCTGATGATGTAATCATTACTACGGGTTTTGGAATGACAGCAGCAGTTAATAAATTTCAGCGTATTTTAGGGATCAAAGTTCCGGAACAGCTTAAACATTTCATCAAATTTAATGAAACCGATAGACCCGTTGTTTTTATCACCCACATGGAACATCACTCCAACCAAACCTCATGGCTGGAAACCCTGGCCGAAGTTGTTTTCATTGAACCAGACCGTGAAGGGTTTGTTGATTTCAACCATTTTCAAACGCTTCTGGACAAATACAAGAATCGCAAATTTAAAATCGGATCGTTTACCGCTTGCTCGAATGTTTCGGGCATACAACCGCCTATCCACAAATTAGCAAAAATGATGCACGAAAATGGCGGATATTGCTTTATCGATTACGCCGCTTCTGCACCCTATGTAAAAATCGATATGCATCCAGGCGATCCGATGGAAAAATTAGACGCGATATTTTTTTCTCCCCATAAATTTCTAGGCGGTCCGGGAACATCGGGCGTTTTGATTTTTGACTCAGCACTGTATCACAACCGCGTGCCAGATCATCCTGGCGGAGGAACGGTTAATTGGACCAATCCCTGGGGTTCTCATAGCTATATATCCGATATTGAAGCTCGCGAAGATGGCGGAACGCCAGGCTTTCTTCAAGCCATTAAATCAGCCTTATGCATTCAACTAAAAGAAGAAATGACACCCAACAAAATGTTAGCGCGCGAAAAGGAATTGCTTAAAATTGCTTTTGCAGGTCTGCGCAAAATTCCTGGCCTCACGCTTCTTGCAGATAACTGTGAAAATCGCTTGGGCATTCTTTCATTCTATATTGACGGTATCCACTACAACCTGCTTGTCAAAATGCTGAACGATCGCTTCGGCATTCAAGTCCGCGGCGGCTGTTTCTGTGCCGGGACCTATGGCCATCTCCTGCTTCATGTGGACTATTATCGTTCCAAGCGAATCAGTGACCTAATCGATGAAGGGGATTTGTCCGCAAAACCCGGCTGGGTACGCATGTCGATTCATCCTACATCGACAAACGATGAAGTCTATTATATAATCGATGCAATTGATCAGTGCGCTAAAAATCATGACAAATGGGAAAAAGAGTATCGATATTCAAGTCAACTAAATGAATACCAATGTATTTTAGGTGAAGATATCCAGGTGCAAAAAGTTGAAACCTGGTTTGAATTGTAAATTCCATCTTCTCCCAGTCTTTCTAGTATCCCAATAAAATTCTGATGAAAGACTCACATCTTTTAACACCACAGCAAACTCGCGAATTTTACAACAAATTTGGCATCAAACAAGATTCACAGCGTTTCTACGAGCAAACTGCGATTGATGATCTTATTGCGCATTCGAATTTTATAGAATGTCATTCAATTTTTGAATTCGGATGTGGCACCGGTCGATTTGCACAAGAATTATTGTCGGGCTGTCTACCACAAGATACAATTTATGTTGGACATGATATCAGCCAAACAATGGTACAGCTAACAGAGAACAAAATCCGGCAATTCGGTGATCGAGCTAAAGTACATTTGATAGATGGTTCGGTCAAATTGGAATTGGCTAATTATCAATTTGACCGGGTTGTATCCATGTATGTGATGGACCTACTGCCGTTTGACCGCATTGAACTTTTTCTTAATGAAGCACAACGCATTCTCGCTGCGGATGGTCTCCTTTGTCTCACCGGATTAACTTTTGGAAAAACACCACTATCCGGATTTGTCACGTGGTTTTGGTCGAGAATCCATCGTTTTAAGCCAAGTTTAGTAGGGGGTTGCAGACCTGTGCACTTAGCCGAAATTCTACCCGAGGCACATTGGCGGGTTGTTCACTCCAATGTTGTTACGTCCTGGGGAATTTCTTCTGAAGTTCTTATCGCAAAAAAGGTTTAATGATTCGTCATCAACTACCCATGTATAATTCCAACATCAAAGTTTTGCAAATTATCAAGCTACTTCTCATAGATTAGAATAATTCTAATTTATTTTAAATATATTGAAAAGGAACTAATAATTTTTATAAGTTTAATGACTAATTCGATAGGAGTAAAATTATGGTGAGAAACTTTTCTTTAGAATATTGGCGAGATAAAAGTTGGTATGTTGGTAAATTAAAAGAAGTTCCAGGTGTTTTTAGTCAAGGGGAAACACTTGAAGAACTTGAGGAAAACATAAAAGAAGCATACCAATTAATGATGGAAGAAGAGATTTCTTTACCTGGTAAAGATATTTATATTAAAGAGATCGGGGTTAATATTTGAAGCGAGGGGCTTTTATTCGCAAACTTACAAAAGCAGGATGTTCTTTAAAAAGGCACGGTAAAAAACACGATATTTACATAAATTCGAAAAATGGGAAGAAAGCACCTGTTCCGAGACATTCAGAAATAAAAGAGACACTCTGTGAATTAATAAAAAACCAACTCGGAATAAAATAAAAAAAGTAGTTACAATTTATATAGAACTTCGAAACGCACAAAGAAACGGCAAAAGAATGATATTGAAAAGGCCAAAGAACTAATGGCCGAATATAAGGCCAGGAGATAACCTATGGTACTTACACGTGACTACAAAAACACGATTAGGGAGCGAGCTACTAGAGATCCTAACTTTGCGGTTTCCTTGATGAATGAAGCTGTTACCGCTTTCTTGGAAGGTGAGCCTGAAGTAGCGCGCGTAGTGTTGCGAGAATCAGTGAACGCAACTATAGGATTTGAATCATTAGCACAGGAGTTAAACAAGCCAAGCAAAAGCGTCCATCGTATGCTGTCTCCGAAAGGGAACCCAACAATGGATAACCTGACCAGAATTTTTACCATTCTTCAGGCTAAGTTAAATTTTGAAGTTGAAGTTAAACTATCAACTCATATCAAGCGGACAGCATAACACCTTATCCTTAACTGATTCAGTTAGTTTTAAGTTTATATACTTTCTGTTAATTAATTTCTGGGTTGTATAAATAAAATTAAAAGGAAAAAATAATGAAATCTAAACATCTCCTTAGCTTTTGGATTTTAATCTTTAGTTTCACAACAGCAATCTGCCAGGATATTTCCATTCCGGATGATCTAAAAACCATCATGCCGATCGATGCAAAAATCATCAAAGGCAAATTCGATAATGGACTTACTTACTATATCCGACAAAACAAGAAGCCGGAAAACCGGGTTGAGCTGCGCCTTGTAGTGAAAGCCGGCTCTATTCTGGAAGACGACGACCAGCAAGGATTGGCACACTTTGCAGAGCATATGGCATTTAACGGCACCAAAAATTTTGCCAAACAAAAATTAGTGAATTACCTGGAATCCATAGGCATGCGTTTTGGCCCTGATTTAAACGCCTATACAAGTTTTGATGAAACCGTTTATATGCTACAGGTTCCAACTGACACCCTGAAAATTGTGGAAAAAGCTTTCCAGATTTTGGAAGACTGGGCATCGGCGGTCACATTCGATGAGGAAGAAATCGATAAGGAACGCGGCGTAGTCATCGAAGAATGGCGGCTTGGGCAAGGCGCCAGTAACCGAATGCGCGAAAAACAACTCCCTATCCTTTTGAAAGACTCACGCTATGCCGAACGAATGCCGATTGGTAAAAAAGAAATCCTGGAAACATTCAAACCGGAAACTTTACTCCGGTTTTATTCCGATTGGTATCGCCCGGATCTAATGGCTGTTATTGCGGTTGGCGATTTTGAAGTGGATTGGATCGAAAGTTTAATTAATGATCATTTCAGCAAATTGAAAAATCCCGATCCGGTTAAAGAGCGTGCTAATTATCCTGTTCCGGACCACCAGGAAACATTGTTTGCATTAGCATCGGATGTGGAAGCATCCGGCTCAAGCGTGACTATCTATTATAAGCATGATATTGAACCCGAGGGCACGCTTGCGGATTACCGGAGACAGCTCGTCGATATCCTTTACAATAACATCTTAAACCAACGACTAAATGAATTAACAAAACAAGCCGAACCCCCTTTTCTGTACGGCTATTCCAGCAGCAGCAGGTTTATTGGGCCGAAAGATGTCTATTTATTGGGAGCAGGTGTGAAAGACAATGGCCTCAGCACCGGTTTAAATGCACTATTGACCGAGGCTGCTCGAATGGAACAATTCGGCATTGTCGAAACCGAATTAGAGCGACAAAAAATCTCCATGCTGCGTTCGATTGAACGGGCTTACATTGAACGTGACAAAAGTGAGTCAAGAGGTTATGCCGCCGAATTCATTCGAAATTTTTTGTATGACGAACCCATCCCCGGAATAGAATATGAATATGCTCTTTTCAATAAATATGTGCCGGACTTCACGGTTGAAGAAGTAAACCGGGTTGCGGGAAAATGGATTCGGGATGAAAATCGAGTCATAATGACTAATACACCCGAAAAAGAAGGGCTCATTCAACCCACAGAAGAATCCCTGGAACTTGTTTTTGTAGAGGTGCAAAATTCTGAAATCACTCCGTATGAAGACATGGTATCTAATCTGCCGTTGCTAAGCGAATCCCCCACTCCGGCAAAGATTGTTGAGAGTAAAGAAATAACTTCTATCGGTGTAACGGAATGGCAGCTTTCCAATGGGATTCGGGTTGTTTTGAAACCCACTGATTTTAAGAATGATGAAATTTTATTTACTTCTTACAGTCCCGGTGGTCATTCTTTAGTGGAAGACGATGCCTATATTGCAGGCGTCACTTCATCTATGATCAGCCAGCAGTCAGGATATGGAAATTTCAATTTGATTGAATTGCAAAAATTATTAACCGGAAAAGTGGTACGGGTTAGTCCTTTCATTGGGGAGCTTTATGAAGGTATTTCCGGCAGTGCATCACCTAAAGATTTGGAAACTCTTTTTCAGCTAATTTACCTATCAGTCACATCGGCAAGATACGACAGCACTGCTTTTCAATCCATAAAATCACGTTACCAGGGATTTCTGGAAAACCGTGAAGCCAGGCCGGAAACTGCCTTTCAGGATACTCTTCAAGTAACCCTCTCGCAATATCATCTGCGCAGCCGTCCCTGGTCCAAGGAAACTTTAGACAAAATGGATTTGAGCAAATCATTTGAAATTTATAAAGATCGATTTACAGATTTTAGTGATTTCACATTTTTCTTTGTAGGTAATTTTGATCTTGAAACAATGGAACCCTTTGTTAAAACTTACCTGGGGGGCTTGCCTTCAACACAGCGAAAAGAAAATTGGCGTGATGTTGGCGTCAGGCCGCCGAAGGGTGTCATCGAAAAAACTGTTAAAAAAGGCCTCGAGGAAAAAAGCCAGGTTCGTTTGGTATTCACAGGGCCGTTTAAATGGGATCGTACGGATCGCTATCATATGATTTCGATGGCGAGTGCGTTAAGGATCAAGCTACGAAAAGCGCTTCGTGAAGACCTTGGCGGGACTTATGGTGTCGGTGTAAACGCCGGGACATCACATTACCCAAATGAAGACTATTCGATATCGATTAGCTTCGGTTGCGCCCCGGATAGAGTCGATGAGCTCACCCAAGAAATTTTCACACAAATTGACAGCCTTAAATCCTTTGGCATCGATGATGAAACGGTTACAAAAGTTAAAGAGGCACAAAAGAGAACGAGGGAAATCGACCTTAAAAAAAATGGATTTTGGTTGAGCATACTTCAGTTTTATTACCAGCACGATATTGATCCTGTTTCAGTCCTGGATTTTGATGAAAGACTGAAAAATCTTTCTGCCTCCGATATGCAAAAATCAGCACAAAAATATTTTGATTTGAATAATTATGTGAAGGTTGTTTTATTACCTGAAGATAGCGGGAAATAATATTTCATTGGGTAGAAGGTAAAACTACATGTTAAAAATAAAAGCAAAAAAAGTTAATTCAGCTATGGGCTTAATTAATTAGCCTCAATGAGCTTAATAAATTAATAGAAAAAGTAAAAAAACTGAAGATGTAGAACTTACTTTAGTTAAGACAGACCTTTCAGTTGAAGGTATTATGAAATTAGAAGATGATAGTGGTGCATACGATTTTCTGAACGATCCGAGAGAAGATATATATTCTGTATCAGATTTAAAGGTCAGATACAAATGAAACGTGGTACTATTATCCTAACACCCTTCCCATTTACAGACCTGCATGGAAGTAAAGTTCGACCAGCTCTGATCATATCAAATGACAAAAGAAAAGGTGAAGATTTAATTATTACTTTTATTCATCAATCGTTGATCAAATTAAACTTCAAGAAACTGATATCTTGGTAAGAGAAAGCGATAAAGGATTTTTACAATCCGGCTTGAAAACTTCTTCCGTTATAAAAGCTGATAAATTAGCAACAATTAATAGAAATATTATTCTAGGGGAATTAGGTTCTTTAATCAAAAAAACGATGGTGAAAGTTGGGGAAAAATAAAGGATGTATTGGATTTACCATAAAAACGAATTGTTTTTAAAAGAATATTTGATGAGTGATCTCTATGTCTAAACATATTGGAATTGTTGCCTGCAGCGCTGAAGGAGCAGCGCTTTGTTACCGAACGATCTGCTCCGAAGCTCCGGCAATTTTAGGTGAGCACCGCCATCCGGAAATAACCATGCATACGTACCCACTCTCCGACTACATGGATGCCATTTACGAGAATAATTGGGACAAAGTGGGTCAACTAATGTCTGCCTCGGCTAATATTCTTGCAAATGCCGGAGCCGAATTTGCCATATGTCCTGATAATACTATCCACCAGGCATTCGGGTTTGCAACAAAATATTCTTCAATTCCCTGGCTTCACATTGCAAAAGTGGTTGCTGAAAACGCAGTGACGAAAGGATTTTCTCACCTGGGTATTTTGGGTACTCGCTATCTGATGGAAGGACCTGTCTACTCACAAATTTTAGAAGAATTCAA
The genomic region above belongs to candidate division KSB1 bacterium and contains:
- a CDS encoding cell envelope integrity protein TolA — translated: MKSNRVSKNIFFMIVWTLFSVSQLFGQNEQALKEYFEGKMVTVKLDMPATQKGIDVYPLRKPVVNFEDYGNRIKEFGISVTSGQSIMVTKVRTKGKHIEFQLGGGGYGTFWDESDNVDAPYVDKSKRENQLDKLIKKETDSDKKKELRKERDELERDREKEQRRLELTAEDATQAKKARVREKASQAGSRFNVRYDYKLTHAEKTPESILAALAQYVDFSNQGAVSATATVSAASMEVAEEVVLHKGLLWEDVMQMYGMPKGVSERMEGTLKVITCNFEDDDNIIKMDFVESVLIKYTVTSK
- a CDS encoding DinB family protein, with translation MFQKLVRLSLALFVLCSILSFTATAQDSYGKKSEMKGFKAEFMTQFNGVADKILQLADAMSQENYTWRPMEGVRCVSEVFMHIAGANVFMPSFIGGDMPEGMDMQAAMKMEKETTNKDDVKKHLMSSFDNVRKLIKNMKDADLDKEVTIEMMQITTTYRGLLLILSGHNNEHLGQSIAYARMNKVVPPWSQPSDDID
- a CDS encoding MmcQ/YjbR family DNA-binding protein; amino-acid sequence: MAIVFTLFLLLTKTSMVTFNSIQEFCRTLPHTTEDVKWGTNLVFSVGNKMYAVLDLDHPEANSVSFKCSP
- a CDS encoding DUF885 domain-containing protein; translation: MSLDIRSNSKVLVFLLATLPFSLQNPTQAQNNNQTQITISQTNNTIIFRAQVDRYLELRRSILDPSLNLSNMRHEEDAKLALESLSMFEKEMSQTLSGLNLSLDDKIDHILIRNKISDYRDRIQQSLQDEKIILDILPAANLRLRLPDLTGLVEDSDLETGLRELKIAQTQIPAPWAPMPENQRLSIIRAISRRSEILSREVNTWYGRVKNRFPQKAESAEKPVSAVQKGLKAFSEQLTKEVIPDLQKTEAAWGSPVGHDRFVSLLRTRHMIYESPEQLLQMGKTQLAEIHEQIKQIARKINRRKSAEEVWEQLKTEHPSREELPKFAYDEMQKSLKLLLETDAVTIPENARNNVMLITEGRTFDTYPFGGYGGFKLKGKEFIGRFMTSPPKADMDADAAEARLRGNNYYWARVVAVHEIYPGHHLQNVTKRLKARPMRRDYSTTTLSEGWGLYSEQMMYRLGFFPDDKTTMAMLMMRAWRASRIVIDVSLHLGRMSFDECVQFLVDNVDMDKENATAEVRRYLGNPTRPLSYLYGYNQIERLRLDFMKMRGDQFTDKEFHDTFLTYGSIPIPLIRSGMLGDPLPEINLTN
- a CDS encoding dipeptidase; this translates as MKNRTIQSILTPLILFGLISCQGNYASKSEDELMKKAKEIHARILTIDTHDDIPPTFATDEVDPGVDGSRQVDLPKMKSGGLDVAFFIVYVGQTERTPENYQEAKDAAMVKFNAIHRMTEEMYPDKIELAHSADDIERINQSGKLVACIGIENGYVIGKDLSLLQKYYDLGARYITLAHGGHNDICDSATPRENLGDGESEHNGVSEFGKEVIAEMNRLGIMVDVSHISKKAMLDAVALTKSPVIASHSSARALCDHPRNLDDEQLLALKENGGVMQTVAFRRYVKEDVPEKIAARDSIWEAMGITSFSALRDLSDEKRTEYRASLSELDEKWPSANVKDFVDHIDHAVKLIGIDHVGISSDFDGGGGVDGWNNAGESLNLTVELVRRGYSEEDIAKLWGGNLLRVLRENERIAKELQTSS
- a CDS encoding dipeptidase; its protein translation is MKLNHLRPFLFLCLVVIFSSCSKNLKDEADKIAQSTIILDGHVDIPYRLNNKMEDISQRTEGGDFDFVRAKKGGLNAPFMSIYIPAEKEEEGTAKKFADYLIDMVEKIAADSPDKFAVATSVADVHSQFEKGVISLPMGMENGAPIEGDLKNVEYFYNRGIRYITLTHSKNNHICDSSYDPEKKWNGLSPFGNEVVKEMNRVGIMIDVSHITDDTFYQVMEITQAPVIASHSSCRAFTPGFMRNMDDEMLKKLAENGGVIQINFGSSFLDGEIQKKYDEAFAASAEYAKENNLNADDPKLDEFMSKYKEEHNIGFADITDIVKHIDHVVNLIGIDHVGIGSDFDGVGDSLPTGMKDVSMYPNLIHELLKKGYSREDIVKICSGNVFRVWSEVEATAKRLQTSS